From Perognathus longimembris pacificus isolate PPM17 chromosome 4, ASM2315922v1, whole genome shotgun sequence, one genomic window encodes:
- the Arpc2 gene encoding actin-related protein 2/3 complex subunit 2 — protein sequence MILLEVNNRIIEETLALKFENAAAGNKPEAVEVTFADFDGVLYHISNPNGDKTKVMVSISLKFYKELQAHGADELLKRVYGSFLVNPESGYNVSLLYDLENLPASKDSIVHQAGMLKRNCFASVFEKYFQFQEEGKEGENRAVIHYRDDETMYVESKKDRVTVVFSTVFKDDDDVVIGKVFMQEFKEGRRASHTAPQVLFSHREPPLELKDTDAAVGDNIGYITFVLFPRHTNATARDNTINLIHTFRDYLHYHIKCSKAYIHTRMRAKTSDFLKVLNRARPDAEKKEMKTITGKTFSSR from the exons aaaCAAACCAGAAGCAGTAGAAGTAACATTTGCAG ATTTTGATGGAGTCCTCTATCATATTTCAAATCCTAATGGAGATAAAACAAAAGTGATGGtcagtatttctttaaaattctacAAAGAGCTTCAGGCACATGGAGCTGATGAG ttACTAAAGAGGGTGTACGGGAGCTTCTTAGTAAACCCAGAATCAG GATACAATGTTTCTTTGCTATATGACCTTGAAAATCTGCCTGCTTCCAAGGATTCCATTGTGCATCAGGCTGGCATGTTGAAGCGAAATTGTTTTGCCTCTGTCTTTGAAAAATACTTCCAGTTCCAAGAAGAGGGCAAGGAAGGAGAAAACAGGGCTGTTATCCATTATAGGGATGATGAGACCAT gtATGTTGAATCTAAAAAGGACAGAGTCACAGTAGTCTTCAGCACAGTGTTtaaggatgatgatgatgtggtCATTGGAAAGGTGTTCATGCAG GAGTTCAAAGAAGGACGCAGAGCCAGCCACACAGCCCCCCAGGTCCTTTTTAGCCACAGGGAACCTCCTCTGGAGCTGAAAGACACAGATGCCGCTGTGGGCGACAACATCGGCTACATCACCTTCG TGCTGTTCCCTCGCCACACCAATGCCACTGCTCGAGACAATACCATCAATCTGATCCACACGTTCCGGGACTACCTGCACTACCACATCAAGTGCTCCAAG GCCTATATTCACACACGTATGCGGGCAAAAACATCAGATTTCCTCAAGGTGCTCAACCGTGCACGCCCAGAtgctgagaaaaaagaaatgaaaacaatcac GGGGAAGACGTTTTCATCCCGCTAA